In the Haloferula helveola genome, one interval contains:
- the gyrB gene encoding DNA topoisomerase (ATP-hydrolyzing) subunit B translates to MSDESKEPEEAETKVSGEQQYGAEQIDKLEGLEAVRKRPGMYIGDPDVRGLHHCVFEVLDNSIDEHLAGYCNRIRISIHVDGSISIVDDGRGIPVDIHPKFGIPAVELVLTSLHAGGKFGQGAYKYSGGLHGVGAKCVNALSDWFKAEVRREGKVHAIVFERGVTTKPLEVIGEVPQGQTGTTVTFFPDATIFTDTIEFEFERLAKRLRELAFLNPGLTIDLEDERPESAKKDTFFYAKGIEEFVMQLGENKTLVHADPVVLKGKRKITVDYDGKVVEDDVFADVVFQYNDSYNDQILCFANSIPNADGGTHLTGFRGALTRAINQYAKANKLLKEKDPALSGDDVREGIVCVISVKMPNPRFSSQTKDKLVNAEIEGVVGSIVYDGLQTYFEENPNLAKTIIDKAVNAARAREAARKARETVRKSVMSGGGLPGKLADCSERDPAKSEIYIVEGDSAGGSAKSGRNRQTQAILPLRGKVINVEKARLHKALQNREIQAMITAIGAGIGEGDQEGAFQLEKVRYHKVIIMTDADVDGSHIRTLLLTFFCRHMPELVKAGYLYIAQPPLYKVTRKKREEYVADDASLNRILISLGSDDVRLQKPGTDEFVESDLLKAVLEVLAQLTRYTRTLEGHGGNFRDLLDARVDGKLPEYMVRVREGNNEEIHYFAIERDLLAFASENRDLRLFEEELSETEEAEFKERYGSMPRRAMKYELHESHAISKLLARLQEFGVRTDPFFADDEPLYELVEGDGKDTDPSPVFNLFEILDRVLEIGRRGMRIQRFKGLGEMNAKELYSTTMDPATRKLLRVRLDDENNLEADKMFDVLMGDIVEPRKRFIEDNALNVQNLDV, encoded by the coding sequence ATGTCCGACGAGTCCAAAGAGCCTGAAGAGGCCGAAACCAAGGTCAGTGGGGAGCAGCAGTACGGTGCTGAGCAGATCGACAAGCTGGAGGGTCTCGAGGCGGTGCGAAAGCGGCCCGGGATGTATATCGGTGACCCCGATGTCCGAGGCCTCCATCACTGCGTCTTCGAGGTTCTGGACAACTCGATCGACGAGCACCTGGCAGGCTACTGCAACCGGATCCGCATCTCGATCCATGTGGATGGCTCGATCAGCATCGTGGACGACGGGCGGGGCATTCCGGTGGACATCCACCCGAAGTTCGGAATTCCGGCAGTCGAACTGGTGCTCACGAGCCTGCACGCCGGCGGCAAGTTCGGCCAGGGAGCCTACAAGTATTCGGGCGGTCTCCACGGGGTGGGGGCGAAGTGCGTCAATGCCCTGTCCGACTGGTTCAAGGCCGAGGTGCGTCGCGAGGGCAAGGTGCATGCGATCGTCTTCGAGCGGGGGGTGACCACGAAGCCTCTCGAGGTGATCGGCGAGGTGCCTCAGGGCCAGACCGGCACGACGGTCACGTTCTTCCCGGACGCCACCATTTTCACCGATACGATCGAGTTTGAGTTCGAACGTTTGGCGAAGCGCCTGCGCGAACTCGCTTTCCTCAATCCCGGCCTGACGATCGATCTCGAGGACGAGCGTCCGGAGTCGGCCAAGAAGGACACGTTCTTCTATGCCAAGGGCATCGAGGAGTTCGTGATGCAGCTGGGTGAGAACAAGACCTTGGTGCACGCCGATCCGGTCGTTCTTAAGGGCAAGCGCAAGATCACGGTCGACTACGACGGCAAGGTGGTGGAGGACGATGTCTTCGCGGACGTCGTCTTCCAGTACAACGACAGCTACAACGATCAGATCCTCTGCTTCGCCAACTCGATTCCGAATGCGGACGGAGGCACTCACCTTACCGGCTTCCGCGGCGCCCTGACGCGGGCGATCAACCAGTATGCGAAGGCAAACAAGCTGCTGAAGGAGAAGGATCCGGCGCTCAGTGGTGATGACGTCCGCGAGGGCATCGTGTGCGTGATCAGCGTGAAGATGCCGAATCCGCGTTTCAGTTCGCAGACCAAGGACAAGCTGGTGAACGCCGAGATCGAGGGCGTGGTCGGCTCGATCGTGTACGACGGCCTCCAGACCTATTTCGAAGAGAATCCGAATCTGGCCAAGACGATCATCGACAAGGCGGTGAATGCCGCGCGTGCCCGGGAGGCGGCCCGCAAGGCTCGCGAAACGGTCCGGAAGTCGGTGATGTCAGGCGGCGGCTTGCCGGGGAAGCTGGCGGACTGCTCCGAGAGGGATCCTGCGAAGTCGGAAATCTACATTGTCGAGGGTGACTCCGCGGGTGGCTCGGCCAAGTCCGGCCGCAACCGGCAGACGCAGGCGATTCTTCCCCTCCGGGGCAAGGTGATCAACGTCGAGAAGGCCCGGCTCCACAAGGCGCTCCAGAACCGGGAAATCCAGGCCATGATCACCGCGATTGGTGCGGGGATCGGCGAAGGAGATCAGGAGGGTGCGTTCCAGCTCGAGAAGGTCCGCTACCACAAGGTCATTATCATGACCGATGCCGATGTCGACGGATCCCACATCCGGACGCTGCTGCTGACCTTCTTCTGCCGGCACATGCCGGAGCTGGTGAAGGCCGGATACCTCTATATCGCCCAGCCGCCCCTCTACAAGGTCACCCGGAAGAAGCGGGAGGAGTATGTGGCGGACGACGCGTCGCTGAACCGCATCCTCATTTCCCTCGGCTCGGACGACGTGCGGCTGCAAAAGCCCGGAACCGATGAGTTCGTCGAGAGCGACCTGCTCAAGGCGGTCCTCGAAGTGCTGGCACAGCTGACCCGTTACACGCGGACGCTGGAAGGACACGGCGGCAATTTCCGGGACCTGCTGGATGCGCGCGTTGACGGGAAACTTCCGGAGTACATGGTCCGGGTCCGGGAGGGCAACAACGAGGAGATCCACTACTTCGCCATCGAGCGCGACTTGCTCGCTTTCGCGTCGGAGAACCGGGACCTGCGGCTGTTCGAGGAGGAACTGTCCGAGACCGAGGAAGCCGAGTTCAAGGAACGCTACGGCTCGATGCCCCGGCGTGCGATGAAGTATGAGCTGCACGAGTCGCACGCGATTTCGAAGCTGCTGGCGCGCTTGCAGGAATTCGGGGTGCGGACGGATCCGTTCTTCGCGGACGACGAGCCGCTCTACGAACTGGTCGAAGGCGACGGCAAGGACACCGATCCGAGTCCGGTTTTCAATCTGTTCGAGATCCTCGACCGGGTGCTCGAAATCGGCCGGCGGGGGATGCGCATCCAGCGATTCAAGGGACTGGGTGAAATGAACGCCAAGGAACTCTATTCGACGACCATGGACCCCGCGACGCGCAAGCTGCTCCGGGTGCGGCTGGATGACGAGAACAACCTGGAGGCGGACAAGATGTTCGATGTCCTGATGGGTGACATCGTCGAGCCGCGGAAGCGGTTCATCGAAGACAACGCGTTGAACGTGCAAAACCTCGACGTCTGA